GCGAGCGCGATGGATCCCTTCGGGATGACGAAGGGAACCAGGTCCCCCGGCACATCCACCGCCAGGTTCCAGCCTTCCCCCACCCGCTCCAGGGAAACCACCGAGGCCACACCGTCCACATGCCCCTGGACCATGTGGCCACCCAGGCGGTCCCCTGCGGCCAAGGCCGGTTCCAGGTTCACGCGGGTTCCCGGTGCCGCCCCGCCGAGCGTGGTCTTGGACAGAGTCTCCGCGCTGAGAAAGGCCGAGAACCCGCCGCGATCCAGCTTTTCCACGGTCAGGCAGGCGCCGTCCACGGCCACGCTGTCTCCTCGACGGGCGCCCTCCAACACCGAGGCGCAGTCCACCTCGATGATCCCCTCCCGCCCTCGACGGGTGAGGGTTCGGATGGTCCCCACCTCCTTCACGAGGCCCGTAAACATTTTCCCTCCAGGTCGGCGGTCCAGATGGCGTCCGGCGCCGCAAGCTCCCATCTTCCTCTTCCGGGTGGAAGGCCGCCAGCCCCACCCGCCGTGAGAGGCTCGGCCACGGCAAGGGGGGAGGTCTGGCCTCCCACGATCACCGGCGCCACGTGGACGGACACCCGGTCCACCCATCCCTCCCGAAGAAAGGACCCGGCCAGGCGTCCCACGGCCTCCACATACAGCGCCATGACCTGCCGCTGAGCGAGGAGACCCAGCACGGAGGCGAGCTCGAAGCCTCCCTCGGGACGAAGGGCCAGCCTGGTCCATTCGACACCCTCATGGCCGGGGACCTGCCCCTCCCGGCCTCCGGGACCGACCACCACCAGGATGGGTCCATCCCCAGGGGCGGTGGCAAACACGCGCTCTCGCCCGGTCAGCCGTCCCGCGGTATCAAGCAGGACCCTCAGGATCCGCTTCTTCCGCCCCTCGAGCCGCACCGTAAGGAGCGGATCGTCCACCGCCACGGTCCCCGAGGAGACCAGCACGGCGTCGCTTTCGTACCGGTCCTCGTGAACCCGGGCTCGGGCCAGGGGACCGGTCAGGTAGCCGCCGCCCGGGGCCGTCACGTGACCGTCCAGGGAAACGGCGAACTTCAGGTGGACATAGGGCCGTCCCTTTGCATAGAAGACGTGGTAGGCGGGATCCACCGCCCTTCCCAAGTCCTCCATAAACGGCAGGACCACGGGGATTCCGGCCCGCCGAAGATCCGCCGCGCCGCCCCCGGACACCCGTGGGTTGGGGTCCGCGACGGCCGCAACGACCCGGCCGACTCCCGCGGAAAGGATGGCTTCCGTGCAGGGAGGAGTCCGGCCGTACGTATTGCAAGGCTCCAGGGTCACATACAGATCCGCCCCCCTGGCCCGCTCGCCCGCCTCCCGGAGGGCCACCACTTCCGCGTGCGGCGTGCCCGGCCCCCGGTGGAATCCGCGGCCCACGACGATCCCTTCTCGGACGACCACCGCGCCGACCGCCGGATTGGGATGGGTCAGCCCCCTCCCGCCCGCTGCCTCACGGGCGGCCTCCTCCATGAAGCGGGCCTCGGGTCCCATCGCGCCCTCTCTCAAGCCAGGAGGCCCCGCACGTATTCCTCGGGGTCGAATGGGACCAGGTCCTCGACCCGTTCCCCCACGCCGACGAGACGGATCGGCACACCGAGTTCGGCCGCGATGGACAGGGCGATGCCGCCTTTGGCGGTGCCGTCCAGCTTGGTCAGGACCAGGTCGGTCACTCCCACCTTCTCCGTAAAGAGGCGGGCCTGGCTCAACCCGTTTTGCCCCGTCGTGGCGTCGAGAACCAGGGTGACCTGGTGGGGCGCCCCGGGAAGAGCCCGCCTACAGACCCGCTGGATCTTCGCCAGCTCCTCCATGAGATTGTGCTTCACGTGCAGCCGTCCGGCCGTGTCCACCAGGACGAAATCCAGTCCTCTTGAAACGGCGGCCTGGACGGCGTCATAGGCCACCGCCGCCGGATCGGCCCCTTCCTTTTGGCGGACCACCCCGGCCCCCGCCCGCCGGGCCCAGATTTCCAGCTGGTCGGCGGCCGCGGCGCGAAAGGTGTCCCCGGCCGCCAGAAGCCCTTTCTGGCCCTTCTTGACCCTCTGGGAGGCGATCTTTCCGATGGTCGTGGTCTTTCCCACACCATTGACGCCCACGACGAGCTGAACCCAGGGCGCGGGGGGAGGGCCCTCCGCTGGGGGAGACGGAGGCCAAAGGGCGGCCATCCGCTTGAGGAGGGTTTCCCGGAGGCCCCTGCCATCGACCCGCGCCTCGCGCGGCAGGCGGTCCAGAAGGACGCGGATGGTGTCGAGCCCCACATCGGCCAGCAGGAGGGCCTCCTCGAGCGCCTCCAAGTCCGAGTCGTCC
This region of Acidobacteriota bacterium genomic DNA includes:
- the ftsY gene encoding signal recognition particle-docking protein FtsY, coding for MIGRILDGLRKTREALSERVGGLFSRTTEADDSDLEALEEALLLADVGLDTIRVLLDRLPREARVDGRGLRETLLKRMAALWPPSPPAEGPPPAPWVQLVVGVNGVGKTTTIGKIASQRVKKGQKGLLAAGDTFRAAAADQLEIWARRAGAGVVRQKEGADPAAVAYDAVQAAVSRGLDFVLVDTAGRLHVKHNLMEELAKIQRVCRRALPGAPHQVTLVLDATTGQNGLSQARLFTEKVGVTDLVLTKLDGTAKGGIALSIAAELGVPIRLVGVGERVEDLVPFDPEEYVRGLLA
- a CDS encoding riboflavin synthase, giving the protein MFTGLVKEVGTIRTLTRRGREGIIEVDCASVLEGARRGDSVAVDGACLTVEKLDRGGFSAFLSAETLSKTTLGGAAPGTRVNLEPALAAGDRLGGHMVQGHVDGVASVVSLERVGEGWNLAVDVPGDLVPFVIPKGSIALAGVSLTAARVSGTRVEVAVVPATLRETTLGSWSPGLRVNVETDMVGRYVVAYLKGLLPPGKGFTVEDLKARGF
- the ribD gene encoding bifunctional diaminohydroxyphosphoribosylaminopyrimidine deaminase/5-amino-6-(5-phosphoribosylamino)uracil reductase RibD is translated as MGPEARFMEEAAREAAGGRGLTHPNPAVGAVVVREGIVVGRGFHRGPGTPHAEVVALREAGERARGADLYVTLEPCNTYGRTPPCTEAILSAGVGRVVAAVADPNPRVSGGGAADLRRAGIPVVLPFMEDLGRAVDPAYHVFYAKGRPYVHLKFAVSLDGHVTAPGGGYLTGPLARARVHEDRYESDAVLVSSGTVAVDDPLLTVRLEGRKKRILRVLLDTAGRLTGRERVFATAPGDGPILVVVGPGGREGQVPGHEGVEWTRLALRPEGGFELASVLGLLAQRQVMALYVEAVGRLAGSFLREGWVDRVSVHVAPVIVGGQTSPLAVAEPLTAGGAGGLPPGRGRWELAAPDAIWTADLEGKCLRAS